From the genome of Bactrocera oleae isolate idBacOlea1 chromosome 2, idBacOlea1, whole genome shotgun sequence, one region includes:
- the Gr94a gene encoding putative gustatory receptor 94a isoform X1, with protein MQHLKWVKICVGIIFGNLMLFGFSAHGISLSKGRFYHSYIIAMYALAIAITFTVSYGQSMLNDWQNDEFDLENVTKLYSYMNIISVIINYLTALILSKTFVRFFNTVALFDTLKFFEVSARTVMVSVRLVILKALLIPVIYEVTLLLQQIRNEPDKHLLWTLYTVLPLILAQMFPNIFFSALVISKVLVETLNERLCEIVNEVNCMQSTLQMSLHKPYYRMQRFCDLADRLDLLAQKYDIICRQMTKYLQLLSAPLICSLLCNLCGITVGCFRQYLAIAETLVNNEPYDVFQASTNAVFLAISVIEVMLQAQISDNNVVKVEINLKKKRKLLAMLGNEFFLQVQETGLILQRINLTHADLRFKQSVEAFSLLVLVTKYKIQPLGLMEINISLIQDVLSAVTSFLLIFVQSDLTLRFSLK; from the exons ATGCAGCATTTGAAATGGGTGAAAATATGTGTTggaattatttttggaaatctGATGTTATTCGGTTTCTCAGCGCATGGCATATCACTAAGCAAAGGTCGCTTTTACCATTCTTATATAATAGCAATGTATGCATTGGCAATTGCAATCACTTTCACAGTGTCATACGGTCAAAGTATGCTGAACGATTGGCAAAACGACGAATTTGATTTGGAAAATGTTACTAAACTATACAGTTACATGAATATTATATCAGTCATTATCAATTATCTGACAGCACTCATACTGTCAAAGACATTTGTGCGATTTTTTAATACAGTCGCACTTTTTGATACACTAAAATTCTTCGAAGTCAGCGCGCGAACAGTGATGGTATCGGTTAGATTGGTTATCCTTAAAGCTTTACTAATACCTGTCATATACGAGGTGACATTGTTGTTACAACAAATACGTAACGAACCAGATAAACATTTATTGTGGACTTTATATACAGTCTTGCCTTTGATACTCGCGCAAATGtttccaaatattttctttagcgCATTAGTTATTAGCAAAGTGCTTGTGGAAACATTGAATGAACGTTTATGTGAAATTGTCAATGAGGTTAACTGCATGCAAAGTACACTGCAGATGAGTTTGCACAAGCCATATTATCGTATGCAGCGCTTTTGCGACTTGGCTGATCGTTTGGACTTGCTCGCGCAAAAATACGACATTATTTGCAGGCAAATGACAAAGTATCTGCAATTGCTTTCGGCGCCGTTGATTTGTTCTTTGCTTTGTAATTTGTGCGGCATCACAGTGGGTTGTTTTAGGCAATATTTAGCTATTGCTGAAACATTGGTAAACAATGAGCCCTATGATGTGTTTCAAGCTTCAACTAATGCAGTCTTTCTGGCTATATCTGTAATTGAAGTGATGTTACAGGCGCAAATTAGCGATAATAACGTAGTTAAGgtggaaattaatttaaaaaaaaaaaggaaattgttAGCAATGTTAGGTAATGAATTTTTCTTACAGGTGCAAGAAACTGGCTTGATTCTACAACGCATTAATCTGACACATGCAGATTTACGTTTCAAGCAATCGGTGGAAGCATTTTCGTTGCTTGTCTTGgtgacaaaatataaaattcaaccACTTGGGCTgatggaaataaatatttcccTCATTCAAGAT GTGCTATCAGCGGTTACAAGCTTTTTGCTCATATTCGTGCAAAGTGATCTCACGTTACGTTTCTCATTAAAGTAA
- the Gr94a gene encoding putative gustatory receptor 94a isoform X2 produces MQHLKWVKICVGIIFGNLMLFGFSAHGISLSKGRFYHSYIIAMYALAIAITFTVSYGQSMLNDWQNDEFDLENVTKLYSYMNIISVIINYLTALILSKTFVRFFNTVALFDTLKFFEVSARTVMVSVRLVILKALLIPVIYEVTLLLQQIRNEPDKHLLWTLYTVLPLILAQMFPNIFFSALVISKVLVETLNERLCEIVNEVNCMQSTLQMSLHKPYYRMQRFCDLADRLDLLAQKYDIICRQMTKYLQLLSAPLICSLLCNLCGITVGCFRQYLAIAETLVNNEPYDVFQASTNAVFLAISVIEVMLQAQISDNNVVKVQETGLILQRINLTHADLRFKQSVEAFSLLVLVTKYKIQPLGLMEINISLIQDVLSAVTSFLLIFVQSDLTLRFSLK; encoded by the exons ATGCAGCATTTGAAATGGGTGAAAATATGTGTTggaattatttttggaaatctGATGTTATTCGGTTTCTCAGCGCATGGCATATCACTAAGCAAAGGTCGCTTTTACCATTCTTATATAATAGCAATGTATGCATTGGCAATTGCAATCACTTTCACAGTGTCATACGGTCAAAGTATGCTGAACGATTGGCAAAACGACGAATTTGATTTGGAAAATGTTACTAAACTATACAGTTACATGAATATTATATCAGTCATTATCAATTATCTGACAGCACTCATACTGTCAAAGACATTTGTGCGATTTTTTAATACAGTCGCACTTTTTGATACACTAAAATTCTTCGAAGTCAGCGCGCGAACAGTGATGGTATCGGTTAGATTGGTTATCCTTAAAGCTTTACTAATACCTGTCATATACGAGGTGACATTGTTGTTACAACAAATACGTAACGAACCAGATAAACATTTATTGTGGACTTTATATACAGTCTTGCCTTTGATACTCGCGCAAATGtttccaaatattttctttagcgCATTAGTTATTAGCAAAGTGCTTGTGGAAACATTGAATGAACGTTTATGTGAAATTGTCAATGAGGTTAACTGCATGCAAAGTACACTGCAGATGAGTTTGCACAAGCCATATTATCGTATGCAGCGCTTTTGCGACTTGGCTGATCGTTTGGACTTGCTCGCGCAAAAATACGACATTATTTGCAGGCAAATGACAAAGTATCTGCAATTGCTTTCGGCGCCGTTGATTTGTTCTTTGCTTTGTAATTTGTGCGGCATCACAGTGGGTTGTTTTAGGCAATATTTAGCTATTGCTGAAACATTGGTAAACAATGAGCCCTATGATGTGTTTCAAGCTTCAACTAATGCAGTCTTTCTGGCTATATCTGTAATTGAAGTGATGTTACAGGCGCAAATTAGCGATAATAACGTAGTTAAG GTGCAAGAAACTGGCTTGATTCTACAACGCATTAATCTGACACATGCAGATTTACGTTTCAAGCAATCGGTGGAAGCATTTTCGTTGCTTGTCTTGgtgacaaaatataaaattcaaccACTTGGGCTgatggaaataaatatttcccTCATTCAAGAT GTGCTATCAGCGGTTACAAGCTTTTTGCTCATATTCGTGCAAAGTGATCTCACGTTACGTTTCTCATTAAAGTAA